From the genome of Mya arenaria isolate MELC-2E11 chromosome 5, ASM2691426v1:
acaatgacatactGTTTTAAACTTGATAGCATTACGTTATGTTAGTGCGTACTTATGTTGTATACGTTGatcaaataaattgttttacaaacagtaGGGAGCAATAAATAGGTTTTCAACTGCGCTCAGCTGATAAcagatataaatgtatacattgaGCAGTGATTTGCTAAATACTAAACTTTTTAAAATGCTCGGTTGCCTGTTAGATCAGGCTTGCTATGTGTTTTATACTGTTATCCATTTTCTCGTAAGGAAATACATAATAGATAACTATAAGGCctaaaacaatacttttgatTCGGGTTACCCGACACTACTTTCGAAACAAGCGCAGACAATAAaaggaataataataataatttaagcgTGTATTTAATGAATAGTTTAAAACCtataaagctttatacagaagactACTTTTAAACCAATCATGACAATAACGTTCTTAAATAAAGCCTaatattccttttttgaaaGCCTACCTTCCCTACCTGTTATGAAAAGAATGTAACCCTCAAATGAAGCCACATTTACTCGTcttgtttggaaataaacacCACTCTTAAAACTTAATTGTATAtccaaataaaaaagtatatgtgATTATAATGCAGACAAGCAATTATCCTACAAAATATTCCAGacaaatcaaaattttaaaagcaGGGAGCTTCGAGACATTTGCGTTTTTGCTTGAACGCCATACAATGCAGAACACAAACTTAATTACTTGACCATTGGATAATTAATGGTTTTAAAACCTACGACAGGGACTTGACAACCGGCTTATCTCAAAGAactcatttaaaaatgatatttactttgaaataagtACAACTGGCTGAACTGTGACCACAAAACACATCTGCCATCTAAACTTCACATGTTGTTTCTATTTCTAGGAACATGTCATAAAACCACCCGCCGATGACAAGTTGACATATGATGTTCAGAGAAAGCTTCAGTTGTCTCGGCAGATGTATACCAAAGAAGCGTACGACCGAACATACCCAGCCCCGGAACGCCCAGAGTTCAGTCTTGCTCGGGCAATCAAGAAGAAATGCACTTGTACCACTGCAGATATTCTTAAAATCGTTTTGTCCTACTTTCCAGTGGTTAACTTTGTCAGAAAGTACAAGTTGAAGGAATACATCCTTGGCGATTTCCTTGCAGGCTTGACCGTCAGTTTCATGCATCTGCCAATGGCGATGGGCTACGGTATTTTAGCATCTTTGCGACCGATCCATGGCCTCTACAGCACATTCTTTGCTGTTCTCGTCTACATGATATTTGGTACTTCTCCTTACATTTCCAACGGAACAAACGCCGTATTGGCACTTCTTACCGCCACAGTGGTTGAGCGAGAAGCGGACGCACTTACTGCTGCTCGGCAGGCTGCTAACGAATCTATGCCAACCGATGACGAAATTATGGAGGTAAAAATTGAAACCTCGATGGCTTGTTGTTTTGTGGCAGGGCTTATCCTAATGGTTATGGGTCTTCTCAAGCTTGGTGTAATCACTACATATTTGTCGGTGTCGTTCGTAGGAGGATTTACAACTGCCGCTGCCGTACATATTGCATCCAGCCAAGTGCCAAAGGTATTCGGGATTAAAGTTCAAACTTTCGCAGGCGCCGGCAAGCTAGTTCAAATGTACATAGACTTGTTCAGTAAAATTGCACAGACAAATGCTGCCGAGATTATTATTGCACTTATGTGTATGATAACTTTGCTATTGGTGAAACTGTGTATCAACGAACGGTTCAAggacaaaatgaaaatgcctGTCCCGATTGATCTTATCGTAGTAATATTAGGAACGATAATATCTCATTTTGCAAACTTCAAAGACGTTTTTGACGTAAAAGTTGCCGGTGAGATACCGACCGGTTTTACCTCGCCAGGTCTTCCAAGGTTACAGAATGTTGGAAGGTTTGCTAGTGACGCTTTTGTTATGGCGATCCTATCACTCGCTATGAGCATCTCCATGGCAAAGCTGTGTGCCAACAAACATGGAATTCCTATTGAAGACAATCAGGAACTCTTTGCTTACGGGGCAAGTAATTTCGTGTCGGGATTTTTTCAAAGTTTCCCCTCCGCAACCGCTCCACCAAGGACCATGATTTTAAGTACCCTCGGGGCGAGAACCACGCTTAATGCAATACCAACATCTGTGTTCATACTTCTTGTGATTTTAGTCATAGGACAGTTATTTGTGTCCCTTCCTTTATCGGTACTTGCAGCTATGATTATCATATCCATGAAGGATCTTTTGTTGCAATACAGAAACTTGCCACGCATTTGGAGAATTAACAAATACGATTTTGTTATCTGGGTTGTGACAAATTCCGTTAGCATCTTAGTTGACCTGAATTATGGGATCATCGCTGGAGTAGGGATTTCCATATTCCTTGTTATTCTTCGAGATCAGTGTGCTAGTGGTAAAATAGTAACACGGGCATCGAATGAGGATATATTAGTTAATGTGCGAGGATGCAAGCAAAGCTCGAACTTGAGGATTTTCAAAGTTCCTACCAATTTGTATTTCGCAACTGCTGACAGAATCAAATCTCAAATCTACAAACACATCACCAATccaaacaagaaaataaatgttaacccAAAAGCAACAGATCAATCCGTCAACGTTAAGAATGGGGTCGTGGAACCTAACGGAGAGGTTGCTCATAAAGAAAACGGTTTAACCACAAGTGCTGAGTTAGAAGTAGCAGCTGGAATCAAAAGCGACAGAATCGAGACAGTCTTGATTGACCTATCCTCTGTTGAATACGTTGACATGGCAGGCTTGGGAGTCTTGCAGCAGGTGACAAAAGTCTACAAAGATATTGGCATCGATGTATTCCTGGCTGGTATACAAAGTGGGGTTGCTGAAACGCTAGAAGCTGGGGacttctttaaaacatttccaaGATCTTGCGTTTATTATGACGTGTTTGATGCATTGGAGGCAAACAGGGCGGATACACGATTATAATATTCTGACATAATTTTGTATCGATCCTTTATACAAGTGTTCAATGATGTAGATCATGTTCTTTAAAGAATACAATATGCTTTGCATACGCAAAGCAAACTATTGGATATATCATGTTCTGACTTCAATGTTGTCACTGTCTGTTAAGATCGTCAATTCAACTGCTAAAAGATGTTCATTAAACGGTGTCATGTGATTTGTGTACGTAAAGTAAACTATTGTATAcatcatatgtatatatatatgcttatcATTTATGTAGTCATATACTAAATCTGTTGAAAATGCATGATGTACTGATTTAACACTTTGTAGATAAAATTCTCGTAATATTTAG
Proteins encoded in this window:
- the LOC128236299 gene encoding sulfate transporter-like, with translation MEHVIKPPADDKLTYDVQRKLQLSRQMYTKEAYDRTYPAPERPEFSLARAIKKKCTCTTADILKIVLSYFPVVNFVRKYKLKEYILGDFLAGLTVSFMHLPMAMGYGILASLRPIHGLYSTFFAVLVYMIFGTSPYISNGTNAVLALLTATVVEREADALTAARQAANESMPTDDEIMEVKIETSMACCFVAGLILMVMGLLKLGVITTYLSVSFVGGFTTAAAVHIASSQVPKVFGIKVQTFAGAGKLVQMYIDLFSKIAQTNAAEIIIALMCMITLLLVKLCINERFKDKMKMPVPIDLIVVILGTIISHFANFKDVFDVKVAGEIPTGFTSPGLPRLQNVGRFASDAFVMAILSLAMSISMAKLCANKHGIPIEDNQELFAYGASNFVSGFFQSFPSATAPPRTMILSTLGARTTLNAIPTSVFILLVILVIGQLFVSLPLSVLAAMIIISMKDLLLQYRNLPRIWRINKYDFVIWVVTNSVSILVDLNYGIIAGVGISIFLVILRDQCASGKIVTRASNEDILVNVRGCKQSSNLRIFKVPTNLYFATADRIKSQIYKHITNPNKKINVNPKATDQSVNVKNGVVEPNGEVAHKENGLTTSAELEVAAGIKSDRIETVLIDLSSVEYVDMAGLGVLQQVTKVYKDIGIDVFLAGIQSGVAETLEAGDFFKTFPRSCVYYDVFDALEANRADTRL